In Tripterygium wilfordii isolate XIE 37 chromosome 15, ASM1340144v1, whole genome shotgun sequence, one DNA window encodes the following:
- the LOC119979808 gene encoding uncharacterized protein LOC119979808, with translation MTDKPAAAPLVVVGSGSNSDNSNFQIGIVLNEDNYDLWAPLVEMHIAGRKKMGYLRGTLTAPSEDDPKYDDWFSEDQRVKSWLLSVMKPELMKRHIRLPTAAAIWQAVKTSFVDDKNEVRVYTLNQRAARIRQNGRQISVYFGELFEIFQELDHHSRVVMSCAKDIKIYQDFKERQRVYIFLGGLDDEFEQVRGEILRKEPPLDLQASYTYVRREFDRKEAMKGEGENIGAMLARNNPSRNRPIGDRFSRNKCAHCGRPGHSKQKCYELIGYPEGWDKTRDSRYNKQRASIAVTKASTDSHEEPDIVLDQATALATATHHEDPENDWLWH, from the exons ATGACTGACAAACCTGCCGCTGCACCTCTGGTTGTTGTTGGTTCAGGAAGCAACTCTGacaattccaatttccaaatcgGTATCGTGTTGAATGAAGACAACTATGATTTATGGGCACCACTTGTTGAGATGCATATTGCAGGGAGAAAGAAAATGGGATATCTTCGAGGTACGCTTACGGCTCCCTCCGAAGATGATCCAAAGTATGATGATTGGTTCTCTGAGGATCAACGAGTTAAAAGTTGGCTTCTCTCTGTCATGAAGCCTGAGCTGATGAAGCGCCATATCCGCTTGCCGACTGCAGCGGCCATATGGCAAGCTGTAAAAACTTCATTCGTGGATGACAAGAATGAGGTACGAGTTTATACTTTGAACCAAAGAGCTGCCCGTATACGTCAAAACGGGAGACAAATCTCTGTTTATTTTGGTGAGTTGTTTGAGATATTTCAAGAGTTGGACCACCATAGTAGGGTGGTTATGAGTTGTGCCAAGgatatcaaaatatatcaagATTTCAAGGAGAGACAACGGGTTTATATCTTCTTGGGTGGTCTTGATGATGAGTTTGAGCAAGTTCGTGGTGAAATCCTTCGAAAGGAACCTCCACTTGATCTCCAGGCATCTTATACTTACGTTAGACGCGAGTTTGATCGAAAGGAAGCCATGAAGGGTGAGGGGGAGAACATTGGGGCTATGCTTGCCCGAAATAATCCCTCACGAAATCGGCCAATTGGAGATCGATTCTCACGGAACAAATGTGCTCATTGTGGGCGTCCAGGACACTCTAAACAAAAGTGTTATGAGCTAATTGGTTATCCGGAAGGATGGGACAAGACAAGGGATTCACGATACAACAAGCAACGGGCATCTATTGCAGTAACAAAAGCTTCTACTGACTCCCATGAGGAACCAGACATAGTGTTGGACCAAGCTACTGCATTAGCTACCGCTACACATCATGAAG ACCCGGAGAACGATTGGTTATGGCACTAG
- the LOC119979809 gene encoding uncharacterized protein LOC119979809, translating into MINEEVQKLMGNGSGKEVQYPDWLANAVVVRKKNDKWRVYIDSIDLNKACPKDPFTLPHIDMMVGKYLSHIPAVGEQNVLKAFDLLIKYNMKLNPTKCSFGVASRKFLGYMVTQRDIEANPDQIRSTLNISSLTCIKDIQRLNERKFVNYEWTPECEDALNQLKGNLTSPPLLSKLKIGEQLYVYLVVSEVAINAVLVREEEKKQLPVYYVSKSLLDTETQCSLLEKLALALVITTRKLRLYFLRHLVAVVTNLPLRSILHKPELSGRIIKWVVELSEHDISYQPRTTIKSQVLTDFVANFAPSEQLKADKELLYMIEQAPKAWTLYVDGSSNVRGSSMGIVLISLEGSVIQKVIRCGFHTTNNKAEYEDLVIGMMLAKELGVTNLKVHSDSQLIVNQSLGSYQAKNPTMICYLELVKELQLAFIEFFITQIPRAENSYADALANLGSSIQTTQWQTIPLEFDSSRIGNRVLLAYDGGMDIVGPLPKIWCRFGVPKEIVTDNGPQFVSHKFQEFCANWGIRLDFTTPRHPQCNGQVEASNKTLIKTLEKCLEKAKGDHFIDSYWGNSFSIAYGSEAVIPVEAGLPSVRDRTLTRTAAYHDKVARYFNKNVRTRAFEEGDRVLIKVFENTKELNAGKLGPNWEGPYLIDRVLGNGSYNLCRESGEVILHPWNAIHLKLYHS; encoded by the exons ATGATTAACGAGGAAGTTCAAAAGCTAATGGGCAATGGATCCGGGAAGGAAGTACAGTACCCTGACTGGCTGGCTAATGCCGTCGTTGTGAGAAAGAAGAACGACAAGTGGAGAGTCTACATCGACTCCATAGATTTAAACAAAGCCTGCCCGAAAGATCCATTCACGCTGCCTCACATTGACATGATG GTTGGAAAATACCTGAGCCACATACCAGCGGTTGGTGAACAAAATGTTCTTAAG GCATTCGATCTCTTGATCAAATACAATATGAAGCTGAACCCCACCAAGTGTTCTTTCGGGGTGGCATCCAGAAAGTTCCTGGGTTATATGGTTACACAGCGAGACATTGAGGCCAATCCAGATCAGATTCGGTCCACTCTCAATATCTCTTCTCTAACATGTATTAAGGATATTCAGAGACTTAACGAGAGG AAGTTTGTTAATTACGAGTGGACACCCGAGTGTGAAGACGCCCTGAACCAGTTGAAGGGTAACCTCACCTCCCCACCTTTATTGTCTAAACTGAAGATTGGGGAGCAGTTATACGTTTACTTGGTTGTTTCAGAAGTGGCAATCAATGCAGTCTTGGTcagggaagaagaaaagaagcaattACCAGTGTATTACGTGAGTAAGAGCTTATTGGACACAGAGACCCAGTGTAGCTTACTGGAGAAGTTGGCTTTAGCATTGGTGATCACAACCAGGAAATTGAGGCTGTACTTTTTGCGTCATTTAGTTGCAGTGGTGACCAATTTGCCTCTAAGAAGTATTCTGCACAAGCCTGAGCTTTCTGGAAGGATAATCAAGTGGGTAGTGGAGCTTAGTGAACATGACATTTCGTATCAGCCTAGAACAACGATAAAATCACAGGTCTTGACAGATTTCGTAGCTAACTTCGCTCCATCAGAGCAACTGAAAGCAGACAAAGAGCTACTTTACATGATAGAACAAGCGCCCAAAGCTTGGACTCTATATGTTGATGGTTCTAGCAATGTAAGAGGTAGCAGTATGGGAATCGTGTTGATTTCCCTAGAAGGAAGCGTAATTCAGAAAGTAATCAGATGTGGCTTCCATACAACCAATAACAAAGCAGAGTATGAAGATTTGGTCATCGGGATGATGCTCGCTAAAGAGCTCGGAGTGACGAATTTGAAGGTTCACTCAGATTCACAGTTGATAGTGAATCAGTCTCTAGGTTCTTATCAAGCCAAAAATCCTACGATGATCTGCTACTTGGAGCTAGTAAAGGAGTTGCAGTTGGCATTCATAGAGTTTTTTATAACTCAAATTCCACGTGCGGAGAATTCATATGCAGACGCACTAGCCAACCTTGGGTCGTCAATCCAGACTACCCAATGGCAAACAATTCCTTTG GAGTTTGACTCATCGCGCATTGGCAACCGGGTATTATTGGCCTACGATGGGGGGATGGATATAGTTGGCCCCTTACCTAAG ATTTGGTGCAGATTTGGGGTGCCCAAGGAGATTGTGACAGACAATGGGCCACAATTTGTTAGTCATAAATTTCAGGAGTTTTGTGCCAATTGGGGAATAAGGTTGGATTTCACCACCCCAAGGCATCCACAATGCAATGGCCAAGTGGAAGCATCCAACAAAACCTTGATCAAAACCCTGGAGAAGTGCCTAGAGAAGGCTAAAGGA GACCACTTTATAGACTCCTATTGGGGAAACTCCTTTTCTATTGCTTATGGATCAGAGGCAGTTATACCAGTTGAAGCTGGACTTCCTTCTGTGAG AGACCGGACGCTTACAAGAACGGCAGCTTACCACGACAAAGTAGCTAGATACTTCAACAAGAATGTTCGTACTAGGGCATTTGAAGAAGGGGATAGAGTGCTCATTAAGGTCTTTGAGAATACTAAAGAGCTGAACGCTGGGAAGTTAGGtccaaattgggaaggaccATACTTGATTGACAGAGTGTTAGGTAATGGCTCCTATAACTTATGTAGGGAAAGTGGTGAAGTCATCTTGCATCCTTGGAACGCCATTCATTTAAAGTTGTACCATTCTTAA
- the LOC119979811 gene encoding uncharacterized protein LOC119979811: MAYKIPINERFGAKVLSFSKLYETISDIKSKLSEDQLTLFEGSCFESRFSIREFNLITGLRCHSLPDISLYLKEMENSGEPRVGLQYKYFNGSYHISCQELQRTFMQYQDPKDVFKLTLVYFAESVILGRDVKLLIDVDLLNLIDYLDMFNKFPWGTLSYKKIIQSLTNCLVGRSDKFKTKQNDYEWYNPLGFPWTFQLWWSSTKAPKSKIVNDILEADEYIFTLVTIFEMVNTHSESE; this comes from the exons ATGGCGTACAAGATTCCCATCAATGAGAGATTTGGTGCCAAGGTTCTTTCGTTTTCAAAGTTATATGAAACAATAAGTGATATCAAAAGTAAACTGAGCGAAGATCAGCTGACTTTGTTTGAGGGATCTTGTTTTG AATCTAGATTTTCAATAAGGGAATTTAATCTCATAACTGGACTGAGGTGTCACTCCCTACCAGACATCTCATTATatttgaaagagatggagaattCTGGTGAACCTAGGGTGGGTTTGCAGTATAAGTATTTCAATGGAAGCTATCATATTTCATGCCAAGAGTTACAAAGGACTTTTATGCAGTACCAAGATCCAAAAGATGTCTTTAAGTTGACACTTGTATATTTTGCTGAGTCTGTGATCTTAGGTAGAGATGTTAAGTtgttgattgatgttgatttgttgaatctgatcgATTATCTTGATATGTTCAACAAGTTCCCATGGGGAACTTTGTCATACAAGAAGATAATACAGTCTCTGACTAATTGTCTTGTTGGAAGGTCCGACAAATTTAAGACTAAGCAGAATGATTATGAATGGTATAATCCACTGGGTTTTCCTTGGACTTTCCAACTATGG TGGTCATCAACTAAGGCACCAAAGTCGAAGATTGTCAATGATATACTGGAGGCGGATgag TATatttttacgttg gttACAATCTTTGAAATGGTCAACACACACTCAGAAAGTGAGTAG
- the LOC119979810 gene encoding uncharacterized protein LOC119979810 has translation MKLYNGTDDPEDHMAHYKLKMGVIAIPYGMHETCICKGFGSTLTGPALRWYINLPNGSITSFEKLSETFMIQFSSSQKIHKCSDDLYHYHREWENLSGRRYPYLIVIQGLLLKHSRVVCSRMGSFTRNSQGGGCEEKIVQSPREEKRKDKRQKKEQSVVGEPSNNWRPRKSGSSDYAKNCPEYPLRIHQVEAVLVLKKMGSEVKWPPKKETEGWKYPKKWCDFHQDIGHTTSDCRGLKYEVDYLLKKGHLRDLLSKRGRAILEKRKIDDLYALPLPPLAIQTYCVISGGSEISGLSHTSTKKHEKEAANPVANMAQTIGTFTNQVMVFADDEATQLLHPHHNALVSHSSGEVTLPIYAPWLNKQIRFSILDSLSDYNAILGHHWLHAIRVVPSTYHQILRYPTNGGIKEIMGD, from the exons ATGAAGTTGTATAATGGCACAGACGACCCCGAAGACCATATGGCCCATTACAAACTGAAGATGGGTGTAATAGCCATACCATATGGGATGCATGAGACATGCATATGCAAGGGATTTGGATCAACTCTCACTGGTCCTGCTTTGCGTTGGTACATCAACCTGCCCAATGGCAGTATCACTTCTTTCGAGAAGCTAAGCGAGACATTCATGATACAATTCTCAAGCAGTCAGAAGATCCATAAATGTTCAGACGACTTATACCACTATCATAGAGAGTGGGAGAATCTCTCTGGGAGAAGGTATCCATACCTCATTGTGATCCAGGGACTGCTATTAAAGCATTCAAGAGTTGTCTGCTCCCGGATGGGGAGTTTTACGAGGAACTCACAAG GAGGAGGATGCGAGGAGAAAATCGTCCAATCCCCTAGAGAAGAAAAGCGCAAAGACAAGCGTCAGAAGAAAGAGCAATCTGTCGTCGGTGAGCCAAGCAACAATTGGCGCCCCCGCAAGTCTGGATCATCAGATTATGCGAAGAACTGCCCGGAGTATCCCCTTCGGATACACCAAGTTGAGGCTGTGCTGGTCTTGAAGAAAATGGGTAGTGAGGTGAAGTGGCCGCCTAAGAAGGAAACTGAAGGATGGAAATACCCTAAGAAGTGGTGTGACTTCCACCAAGATATCGGGCACACCACTTCCGATTGCAGAGGCCTTAAATATGAGGTGGATTACCTATTGAAGAAAGGTCATCTAAGGGATTTACTATCTAAACGTGGCAGGGCCATCTTGGAGAAGAGAAAAATTGATGACCTATATGCGCTACCACTACCACCGTTGGCCATACAAACCTACTGCGTGATTTCTGGAGGATCAGAGATTAGTGGACTTTCTCACACTTCTACTAAGAAGCACGAGAAAGAAGCAGCGAACCCTGTTGCTAACATGGCGCAAACCATAGGGACCTTCACTAACCAAGTGATGGTCTTTGCTGACGACGAGGCCACCCAGCTTCTACACCCACACCATAATGCTCTG GTGAGCCATTCATCAGGTGAAGTCACTTTGCCCATCTATGCCCCATGGTTGAATAAGCAGATCAGGTTTTCAATTCTGGATTCACTATCTGATTATAATGCTATTCTGGGACACCATTGGTTGCATGCCATAAGGGTCGTGCCCTCCACTTATCACCAAATCCTACGTTACCCTACCAATGGTGGcattaaggaaatcatgggAGATTAG